Genomic segment of Candidatus Zixiibacteriota bacterium:
TGCCATCGAAGTCGGAAAAGACTACTAAGTCGCTTTTCAAAGTCATCGTGTTAAAGTCAGCAATACGCTCAAAAGTATTAAAGCGATAATCGCCAAAGTTAATAACCGGGATTTCCGCTGCCCGGTTCGCCGGAAATGGCGGCTAATCCACCCCAGTCTTATCAAAGCCGAGGTCATCAGGATAAACATGCTCACATAACATAAGTTTATACCAATTTCCCGGTTCAAAAGATAGACCGGGATGGCGACGACAAAGGCAATAACGACGACCCAGGTCAGAATATGCTGGAGGCGCAGCAGTCCGGAAAGGTCCTTTTCAGAATTCATAGGCAATACCGCTTAAAAACATTTTTATCGCCAGATAGACAAAGAGTATGGCAAAAATCGGTTTGATTATGCCGGATTTGGTTTTTGCCCCGAGAAGTCCACCGAGCCACCCGCCGGCCATGGTTCCGAGCATAATAGGTCCGGCGCATTCGACTCGAAGAGTGCCGTGGATAAGATAGACCACCGAACCGGCGGTGGCGATTATGCCGATGGCAAAAGTGGAGCTTCCCCGCGAAATATCCATGGGATAATTCAGAATCAGATAAGATGCGGGAATAATGATTATGCCGCCGCCTACGCCAAGCAGGGTCGACAAGATTCCGGTGGCAACGGCGATTGCCACCGTAGTGACAGGCCGGGAGAGGAGGCTGCGGGCTTTTTGATGGGGGGATTCATCGCGACGTCTCAAGATAAGAAAAGTGGCATGAATCAATATCAGGGCAAAGGCGATCTGCAGATAATTTCCGGGGATATAATGCCCGACCACGCCGGCGGCGATAGCGCCAATCGAAGCGAAGAAAGAAAACAGAATCACCAGTTTCAGGTCGATGAGATTGCTTTTAAGATATTCAGTGGAGGAAACCAGCGAATTAGCCATGACCGTTGCCAGCGACAGGGCGGCCGCCTGCTGCATTGGCATAAAGAAGACCAGCGTCAAGAATGGCACCAGCAAGACACCGCCGCCTAATCCCAGAAAACCACCCAGCAACCCGGAGACAAAGGCGCCGGTTATCATCAGGAATTCATTCATGGTATCGGCTTGCTCAAAAGAAGGGATTCAGCCCGTTGAATATCGTGACGGTACGGCAGTATCGCCAGTGGATAGGAAACAGCGGCGCCGAAATTGGCTTCAAGGGCGATTTGATAGAGACGGCGAAGGATATAGTCGCGGTGTCTTTCCATATAGACTCGGTCTTGTTCGCGAGACAGGGTGTACAGTTTCTCTCCTTCATTGAAGAGTTCTCTGCTTCCCCCTTCAAAAGTTATCAGTTCCAGCGCCAACTCCAACTCCCGGGTCAGGGAGGAATGATATGCAAAATTTGACGAATCGGCAAAAGCGGCGAAGCGCTGGAACCATTCTCCTGAGAGAAGCGGCGTCTCCCGCGTCGGGGCAAGGCTGTCTTTGTGGCGCAGGGCAAAATCGCGCAGAAGAAGGGAACTCTCCAGCGCCAGGATAAAATCATCAGTCTCGTCGGAATTGACATGGAAATCGGGAGGGATTCCGGCGGCGCTGTCTTTACTTTCAGCCGCCGGGTCATTAAGATAGACTCCGCCTTCAAAATAGTAGCGGGCAGTAGTGAGGCGAATGCCGGAGCCGTCGCTGAAACCGTCAAACTCCTGCACCAGACCTTTGCCGAAAGTGGTGTCGCCGACCAGCACGGCTCGTCCGGCATAGCGGAGAGAGCCGGCGACAATTTCTGCCGCCGACGCCGAGCCGCGGTCGATGATTACGGCGAGCGGCCGACCTTCGGTAAAATCATCACCGGAAGAATAATATTCCACCTGCCGCCAGCGGCTGCGTCCTTTGACTCCAACTATCAGTCGCTCCGCATCGAGAAAGAGATTGGCGACAGTCAGCGCCTCGTTGAGAAGTCCGCCAGGATTGCCGCGCAGGTCAAGTATTATCCCTTTCACGCTATCCTGCTTTGGCAGGTAGAGGGAATCGAGAATCTGCGCCAGTTCCTCGGTGGCGCCTGCTTCGAAATCGAGAATCCTGATATAGAAGATTCCTTTCTCGTTGAGACCGGCGTACGGAATATGTATCAGCCGCAACTGCTCACGAATCAAAGCGAAAATCAAAGTATCCTGTGAGTTTTCCCGGATAAGGGTGATTGTTACGGAAGAGCCTTCCGCTCCTCGAAGATAGAGGGTCGCTTCATACGGATTTTTTCCCTTCATACTGACCGAATCGGCGGCGAGAATGATATCGCCGGTTTTCATTCCGGCTTTGCCGGCGGGACCATCCTCCCGCACCGACATTATCATCAACCCATCATTATGACCGACCACCGTGATACCGATGCCGCCGTAACTGCCGCCGAACTCCTCCACCACCCGGTCGAGTTCTTTCTTGTCGAGATATCCGGAGTAGCGGTCAAGAGAAGCGAAAACCTGGTCGCGGGCGGTTCGGAGCAGTTCCTTTTTATTGACTTCTTCGGGAAAATATCGGTCGATATAAGCCAGCGCGGAAATGAGGCGATAGGGGTGGTAAAGATTGTCATCGGTAAGCAGATAGACAGTAAGACTGATGACCAGAACCGTTTGTATCAAAAACAGAATAACAGCCCAAAGAAGCGGACGAGGAGGACGGGTCGGAGCGGATGGCTCTACCTGATTTTGAGGCGACTCTGAAGACAATTTATCACCTCGGCAAAAGTCTCGGCCGCGGAGCCGTCACCGCGAAGGAGAACTACTCTCTTTTGTTCTTTGCGAGCAATGGCAAGGAAGCCGTTACGGACACGGCGGAAGAAAGCGGCTGATTCTGATTCGAGACGGTCGCTGTTTTTCTTGCGCCGGGTCAGAGAGGTTTTATAATTGACGTCTACCAGGAAGGTAAGGTCAGGGTGGCATTTTCCGACCGCCAGTTTATTCAGACGGTCGATAAGAGACAAATCCAACCCTCGTCCGTATCCCTGGTAGGCGGTGGTGGAGTCGTAGAATCGGTCGCAGAGGACGATGAGGCCGTTTTTCAGCGCCGGCGCGATGATGTCCCGGACAAGGGTGGAGCGCGCCGCCTCATAGAGCAATAGCTCCGTTTCCGGCGAGAGGCGGCTTTTCCTGTCGAGCAGAATCTCCCTGATTTTCTCGGAGACAGGAGTTGAGCCCGGTTCCCGGAGCACGAGCAGAGGACGCCCTGTCTGGCGGAGAAATTTTTCGGTCAGTCGTAACTGGGTGGTTTTGCCGGAACCGTCAATTCCCTCGAAGGTAATGAAAAATCCCTTTTTTTTCATAAGCAATAATAAAGGCGAGCCTAATCGCTCGCCTTCCATTATAAGTCAGTCCAAGAGGTTTGGAAACTACTTTTTCAGAAGAGTTTTCCGCAGGATTTTTTTGCGCGAGACGGTTGCCATCGGCTTCTCCGTAGCGCCTTTTATCACCAGCTTCGGTTTGGCGGTTTTGTTCGCCCCTTTCCAGCCGTATTTGAGAATGAATTCCTCGGTCATACGGCGGGCTTCCTCATCCGTGTACTGAACCGGCGGCGATTTCATGAAGTAAGAAGAAGGGGCTTTCATGGAGCCGGTCAGGCCGTTGTCGAGAGCAAGTTTGCAGCAGCGGACGGCATCAATGACGACGCCAGCGGAATTGGGGGAATCCCAGACTTCCAGTTTCATTTCGACATTGAGAGGGACATTGCCGAAAGTCGTTCCTTCCATCCGGATATATGCCCATTTTCTATCGAGCAGCCAGGCGACATAATCGGATGGTCCAATATGAACATTATCTTTTCCGACTTCATAATCGAGTTGACTGGTGACGGCGTTGGTCTTGGAGATTTTCTTTGATTCCAGGCGGCTTCGCTCTAGCATATTGAGGAAATCGGTATTGCCGCCGATATTGAGCTGGCTGGTGCGGTCGAGCCGGACGCCGCGGTCGCGGAAGAGACGAGTCAACACGCGGTGGACGATAGTCGCGCCGACCTGCGACTTGATATCGTCGCCAATAACAGGGAGCCCCCGCTCGATGAAGCGGTTCTGCCAGTACGGCTCGCGGGCGATGAAGACCGGAATGCAGTTGACAAATCCGCAGCCGGCGTCAAGTATCTGCTCCACATACCACTTAGTCGCTTCTTCGGAGCCGACCGGAAGATAACTGACGACCACGTCGGTCTTGGTCTCTTTGAGAAGTTTGACAATATCAACGGTATCCCCGGGAGCCTTTTCGATAATTTCCGAAAGATATTTCCCCAGTCCGTCATGGGTCATGCCGCGCTGGACAATGACGCCGGTTTTGGGGACATGGCAGAACTTGTAAGTGTTATTCGGCTTGGTGAAAATAGCCTCGGCAAGGTCTTTACCGACTTTGTTCTTGTCAATATCGATGGCGGCGGAAAATTCGATATCATTGACATGATATCCGCCCAGATTGACATGCATGATGCCGGGGACCTGTTCATCCTCCCGCGCTTTCTTATAGAATTCCACTCCCTGAACAAAGGATGAGGCGCAGTTACCGACACCGATTATAGCTACGCGAACTTTTCCCATTCAAAAATCCTTTCTAATGATTTGAGCAGAGGAAAGTATAGCAATTTCCAAGGATGGGTCAAGAAAAAAGTTGCCATTTTATATAATTATACTATATTAATGATGACTCATTAGTTATTAACAATAGTTATATGGTTATAGACGAGAATCTGATTGTTGAGCTGGAACGGCGGGGAATAGTGACAGCCACATTCCGCAAACTGAGTCCGGCGAAGAAAGCGGCCGTTTACGGTGCGGCCCAGTCGGAACTGGCGCAGGCGGTTTTTGATAATGTCTCCCTGGACAGGATTGCCGACGCCGCCGGAATCTCAAAGGGGTCGCTGATTCAGTACTTTCGGCACAAGGAGGGGCTGTTTCATTTTGTGGCGGAGGTTTATCTGTCGGAATATTGCTCATTCCTCGAGGATTATTTTCGAAGCGAAAGTGCCGTCCGGGCGACGGAAAGAATCAGGCAATTCATCCTGGGGCACCTGGAGTACTGGGAGAAAGGGAAAGGGCCATTTCGGTACTATTTCAGGCTGGCGTATGAGAACGATTCCCGGCTGACAAAAGGGGTGCTCTCAAGAATCCGCGAGTTGCGGATGCAATACTGGAAAGGGCTTGTGGAGAGGGGGATTGAGACGGGGCAGATGCGGAAAGATCTGGGGGTGTCATCGGTGGCGCTGGCGCTGGAAGCTCTGTTATCATACCTGGAGAGACTTGCCGGCGAACTTCCGCCCGCGGCAAAGGGCAAACAGTATCTCGAGAACCTGACCGGGGAGTTTGTGAGCGGTATCTGGGACGGTCTGAAAGCCTGAAAGGCTCAGGCAATGCTGTAGGTAACCGGAATACGATAATCGGTCTGGCTTAAAAGCGCTGTTTGTCGGCGGCGCACCTCCGTTTCCGACATCTTGAAATCAGGCCCGACCTGCTCTATCATAATGGAAGAGACGGCGGAAGCGAAACAGGCTGATTTACGAAGGTCGCCGGTTTTGAGAAATTCGAAAGTAAAGCCCGCCATGTAGGTGTCGCCGGCTCCGGTGGCATCGACCAGGTCCACCTTGTAGGGAGGGATGTCGATAAAATCGGTGCCGTCATAGACGACCGAGCCGAGTTCAGCCAGGGTGACAATGACTATTTCCGGTCCCCAACTCTTGATTATCTCCGCCGCTTTGTACGGCTCTTTGCGGCAATCAAGCCCGGTCAGAACTTTTCCTTCGAGTTCGTTCGGTTTAACGACGGTAAACAGTCCCAGCGCCTCTTCGACACCGTCAACTTTCTCATGGTGAATCCGTCCGTTGCGGTCGGCATTCCGGAGAAGCCCCTGCGGATCGCAGAAATAGAAGCCGTCGTAGATATTTCGGATGGCGGCTATTTCATCAAGCGAAATTTCTCCCAGGATGGGACCAATCAACACCGCTTTCGATTCCTCATAGACCGCCGGGTCGATTTCTTCAATATCGGCGGCGCGTCCCAGCAGGTCGAGGGTGCGGTTGCCGAAATCATCGTAGTAAATCAGAGAAAATCCGCCGCTCTGTTTGGAGGGATATATAACCGGCTCAATGCCATATTCATTAAGTTTCTGCCGGAAATTCTGCCTGAAATCATTACCGATGGCGCCGACAAGGCGAACTTTTTCGCCCAGTTTCGCCAGCGCCAGGGCGGCGTTGGTGCTGCAGCCGGAGAGGACACGCCCTTGCGTTTCGATTTTTTTCGTTTTGATATAGTCATAGACCGGGTTGCCGATTGCGGTAATCATTCCTGATGTCAATCCTTCTTTTGGTTGAGCAGTTTATGGGCG
This window contains:
- a CDS encoding sulfite exporter TauE/SafE family protein codes for the protein MNEFLMITGAFVSGLLGGFLGLGGGVLLVPFLTLVFFMPMQQAAALSLATVMANSLVSSTEYLKSNLIDLKLVILFSFFASIGAIAAGVVGHYIPGNYLQIAFALILIHATFLILRRRDESPHQKARSLLSRPVTTVAIAVATGILSTLLGVGGGIIIIPASYLILNYPMDISRGSSTFAIGIIATAGSVVYLIHGTLRVECAGPIMLGTMAGGWLGGLLGAKTKSGIIKPIFAILFVYLAIKMFLSGIAYEF
- a CDS encoding S41 family peptidase, with the translated sequence MIQTVLVISLTVYLLTDDNLYHPYRLISALAYIDRYFPEEVNKKELLRTARDQVFASLDRYSGYLDKKELDRVVEEFGGSYGGIGITVVGHNDGLMIMSVREDGPAGKAGMKTGDIILAADSVSMKGKNPYEATLYLRGAEGSSVTITLIRENSQDTLIFALIREQLRLIHIPYAGLNEKGIFYIRILDFEAGATEELAQILDSLYLPKQDSVKGIILDLRGNPGGLLNEALTVANLFLDAERLIVGVKGRSRWRQVEYYSSGDDFTEGRPLAVIIDRGSASAAEIVAGSLRYAGRAVLVGDTTFGKGLVQEFDGFSDGSGIRLTTARYYFEGGVYLNDPAAESKDSAAGIPPDFHVNSDETDDFILALESSLLLRDFALRHKDSLAPTRETPLLSGEWFQRFAAFADSSNFAYHSSLTRELELALELITFEGGSRELFNEGEKLYTLSREQDRVYMERHRDYILRRLYQIALEANFGAAVSYPLAILPYRHDIQRAESLLLSKPIP
- the tmk gene encoding dTMP kinase; amino-acid sequence: MKKKGFFITFEGIDGSGKTTQLRLTEKFLRQTGRPLLVLREPGSTPVSEKIREILLDRKSRLSPETELLLYEAARSTLVRDIIAPALKNGLIVLCDRFYDSTTAYQGYGRGLDLSLIDRLNKLAVGKCHPDLTFLVDVNYKTSLTRRKKNSDRLESESAAFFRRVRNGFLAIARKEQKRVVLLRGDGSAAETFAEVINCLQSRLKIR
- a CDS encoding inositol-3-phosphate synthase, which gives rise to MGKVRVAIIGVGNCASSFVQGVEFYKKAREDEQVPGIMHVNLGGYHVNDIEFSAAIDIDKNKVGKDLAEAIFTKPNNTYKFCHVPKTGVIVQRGMTHDGLGKYLSEIIEKAPGDTVDIVKLLKETKTDVVVSYLPVGSEEATKWYVEQILDAGCGFVNCIPVFIAREPYWQNRFIERGLPVIGDDIKSQVGATIVHRVLTRLFRDRGVRLDRTSQLNIGGNTDFLNMLERSRLESKKISKTNAVTSQLDYEVGKDNVHIGPSDYVAWLLDRKWAYIRMEGTTFGNVPLNVEMKLEVWDSPNSAGVVIDAVRCCKLALDNGLTGSMKAPSSYFMKSPPVQYTDEEARRMTEEFILKYGWKGANKTAKPKLVIKGATEKPMATVSRKKILRKTLLKK
- a CDS encoding TetR/AcrR family transcriptional regulator, translated to MVIDENLIVELERRGIVTATFRKLSPAKKAAVYGAAQSELAQAVFDNVSLDRIADAAGISKGSLIQYFRHKEGLFHFVAEVYLSEYCSFLEDYFRSESAVRATERIRQFILGHLEYWEKGKGPFRYYFRLAYENDSRLTKGVLSRIRELRMQYWKGLVERGIETGQMRKDLGVSSVALALEALLSYLERLAGELPPAAKGKQYLENLTGEFVSGIWDGLKA
- a CDS encoding PfkB family carbohydrate kinase; this translates as MITAIGNPVYDYIKTKKIETQGRVLSGCSTNAALALAKLGEKVRLVGAIGNDFRQNFRQKLNEYGIEPVIYPSKQSGGFSLIYYDDFGNRTLDLLGRAADIEEIDPAVYEESKAVLIGPILGEISLDEIAAIRNIYDGFYFCDPQGLLRNADRNGRIHHEKVDGVEEALGLFTVVKPNELEGKVLTGLDCRKEPYKAAEIIKSWGPEIVIVTLAELGSVVYDGTDFIDIPPYKVDLVDATGAGDTYMAGFTFEFLKTGDLRKSACFASAVSSIMIEQVGPDFKMSETEVRRRQTALLSQTDYRIPVTYSIA